One window from the genome of Maridesulfovibrio ferrireducens encodes:
- a CDS encoding response regulator, translated as MKILLADDEKINLLSASRLLEKRGYTVTTAVNGLQVLELLKNNDFDCILMDIEMPEMSGLEAAKRIQDSSVFGEKSKTPIIAMTGHSLQDTHDDFEKANIKYYVSKPFDIEILVQTIEKSTSSN; from the coding sequence ATGAAAATACTTTTAGCCGACGACGAAAAAATAAATCTGCTCTCCGCATCCAGACTGCTGGAAAAACGCGGATATACGGTGACCACGGCTGTAAACGGCTTGCAAGTGCTTGAGTTGCTAAAAAATAACGACTTTGACTGCATCCTCATGGATATAGAAATGCCGGAAATGAGTGGACTTGAAGCCGCCAAAAGGATTCAAGACAGTTCCGTTTTCGGAGAAAAATCCAAAACTCCGATCATTGCCATGACCGGACATTCCTTACAAGACACTCACGACGATTTTGAAAAAGCAAACATAAAATATTATGTCAGCAAGCCGTTTGATATCGAAATTTTAGTTCAGACCATAGAAAAATCGACTTCCAGTAATTAA
- a CDS encoding FAD/NAD(P)-binding protein: protein MNSNPYLPAMATIQEVIEETPTIKTFRVTLNNPNLKKDFTFGPGQVGQLSAFGIGEATFVINSSPTRMDYLQFSVMKTGEVTSMLHTLSAGDQIGVRAPLGNAFPYEDMKGKDIVFVGGGIGMAPLRTLLLFMLDNRKDYGKITLLYGARSPVDMAFSYELPEWLERDDLDTHLTIDAPFEGWEHNVGLIPNVLLDINPSPKNCVAITCGPPIMIKFTVQALAKLGFEDEQIYTTLEKRMKCGIGICGRCNIGTSYVCQDGPVYTYAQLKKLPNEM from the coding sequence ATGAATAGTAATCCTTATCTGCCGGCAATGGCGACTATTCAGGAAGTGATTGAAGAGACTCCGACTATCAAAACCTTCCGCGTTACGCTGAACAACCCGAACTTGAAAAAAGATTTCACTTTCGGTCCGGGTCAGGTCGGACAGCTGTCCGCATTCGGAATAGGAGAGGCCACTTTTGTAATCAATTCCTCCCCTACCCGCATGGATTACCTGCAATTCAGCGTAATGAAGACCGGTGAAGTAACTTCAATGCTTCACACCTTAAGCGCCGGAGATCAGATCGGGGTTCGCGCTCCGCTCGGCAATGCGTTCCCTTACGAAGATATGAAAGGCAAAGACATCGTCTTCGTCGGTGGCGGAATCGGTATGGCACCGCTTCGCACACTGCTGCTTTTCATGCTCGATAATCGTAAAGATTACGGCAAAATCACTCTGCTCTACGGAGCAAGAAGCCCGGTAGACATGGCGTTCAGCTATGAACTTCCCGAATGGCTGGAAAGAGATGATCTTGATACGCATCTGACCATCGACGCACCTTTTGAAGGCTGGGAGCACAACGTGGGTCTAATCCCGAATGTACTTCTGGATATTAATCCTTCTCCTAAAAACTGCGTAGCGATAACTTGCGGTCCGCCGATCATGATTAAGTTCACAGTTCAGGCGCTCGCAAAACTCGGCTTCGAGGATGAGCAGATTTATACCACCCTTGAAAAACGCATGAAATGCGGTATCGGCATATGCGGACGTTGTAACATCGGAACCAGCTATGTTTGTCAGGATGGCCCTGTTTACACATACGCACAGCTGAAAAAACTTCCTAACGAAATGTAA